Proteins encoded by one window of Cellvibrio sp. KY-GH-1:
- the tviB gene encoding Vi polysaccharide biosynthesis UDP-N-acetylglucosamine C-6 dehydrogenase TviB, whose amino-acid sequence MFASNPKLCVIGLGYVGLPLAVEFGKKIATLGFDINQARVDALHQGIDSTLELNADELRQANHLNYTTDETAIKGCDVYIVTVPTPINDSKQPDLTPLEKASALLGRVIGKNAIVVFESTVYPGCTEEICVPIIEKISGLKFNVDFFAGYSPERINPGDKHHRVHNITKITSGSTPDVAEYVDQLYRRIVVVGTHKASSIKVAEAAKVIENTQRDINIALINELALIFKRLDIDTLEVLEAAGTKWNFLPFRPGLVGGHCISVDPYYLTHKAQQVGYNPEVILAGRRINDGMGTFVAESVVKMMTQRKCHVVDSNILIMGLTFKENCPDLRNTRVIDIINELRNYNANVAVYDPWADNTEAQHEYGLELIQEPQAGSYDAIILCVGHDAFREMGVNAIRALGKANHVLFDVKHILPKDAVDARL is encoded by the coding sequence ATGTTTGCAAGCAATCCCAAACTTTGTGTTATTGGTTTAGGTTACGTCGGCCTGCCGCTCGCTGTGGAGTTCGGAAAAAAAATCGCAACCCTCGGGTTTGATATCAATCAGGCTCGCGTTGATGCATTGCATCAGGGTATCGATAGCACCCTGGAGCTCAATGCCGACGAGCTGCGCCAAGCCAATCATCTCAACTACACTACTGACGAAACGGCAATCAAAGGTTGCGATGTTTATATCGTTACGGTTCCAACCCCCATTAACGACAGCAAACAACCGGATCTAACCCCGCTGGAAAAAGCCTCGGCATTGCTTGGGCGTGTTATCGGCAAAAATGCGATTGTCGTGTTTGAGTCCACCGTATACCCGGGCTGTACCGAAGAAATTTGTGTTCCTATCATCGAAAAAATTTCCGGCTTGAAATTTAATGTCGACTTTTTTGCCGGTTATAGTCCTGAGCGCATTAACCCGGGCGATAAGCACCATCGCGTGCACAACATCACCAAAATTACCTCCGGCTCAACCCCGGACGTTGCTGAATACGTCGATCAACTTTATCGCCGCATCGTTGTCGTTGGCACCCACAAAGCCAGCAGCATTAAAGTTGCCGAAGCCGCTAAAGTTATCGAAAACACCCAGCGCGACATCAACATCGCACTGATTAATGAATTAGCGCTGATTTTTAAACGCCTCGATATAGATACGCTCGAAGTGCTTGAAGCCGCTGGCACCAAATGGAATTTTTTACCCTTCCGTCCGGGCCTGGTAGGCGGCCATTGCATCAGCGTTGACCCTTATTACTTAACGCACAAAGCGCAACAGGTTGGATACAACCCCGAAGTTATTCTGGCCGGGCGCCGCATCAACGATGGCATGGGCACTTTTGTTGCCGAGTCAGTCGTAAAAATGATGACCCAGCGCAAATGCCACGTGGTCGATTCGAACATATTGATCATGGGCCTTACATTTAAAGAAAATTGCCCGGACCTGCGTAACACGCGCGTGATCGACATTATTAATGAGCTGCGCAACTACAACGCCAACGTAGCAGTGTACGACCCCTGGGCAGACAATACGGAAGCGCAGCACGAATACGGGTTGGAATTAATTCAAGAACCTCAGGCGGGCAGCTACGACGCGATCATCCTCTGCGTCGGCCACGACGCTTTCCGCGAGATGGGCGTGAATGCGATTCGCGCACTAGGCAAAGCCAACCACGTGCTCTTCGATGTTAAACATATTTTGCCCAAAGACGCAGTAGACGCTCGACTTTAA
- a CDS encoding TIGR03013 family XrtA/PEP-CTERM system glycosyltransferase: MSYIRLNKHYIHLPYLFLGMAEACLLGVAAWMSQFFIAEQPVVTSNWPQIIIFSVLLSCCTLSMGVYLALVREGFSSMVLRTLVSFFLLGSLSLFIIGVIFGEELIPQSLIFWGVLIATGLVVITRFIFLKVVDTDQLKRRVVIYGAGVRAKKLLEDLAPEMSVLGVTVVGCIPSENESIEVDPKLVIAEPRDWLAYARQAQISEIVISPDERRRSSGNAFPLGQFLDCKLAGIVSSDSLSFCERELGKIDISLLQPSWMLFSDGFKYSKRRLIAKRLFDLVLASLFFLVLWPFMLLTAIAVRLDSPGPVLYHQVRVGLNGKSFRIYKFRSMRQDAEKNGAVWAKKNDSRVTRVGSFIRNTRLDELPQLYNVLAGHMSFVGPRPERPEFVTELANQIPFYETRHKVKPGLMGWAQLKYPYGASVDDARNKLQYDLYYTKNHSFLMDMLIMIQTVEIILLGKGVH, translated from the coding sequence TTGTCTTACATTCGACTCAATAAGCACTATATCCACTTGCCCTACTTGTTCCTTGGGATGGCTGAGGCCTGTTTGCTAGGTGTTGCAGCCTGGATGTCGCAGTTTTTTATTGCCGAGCAACCTGTTGTTACTTCCAATTGGCCGCAAATTATCATTTTTTCTGTGTTGCTGTCCTGCTGCACCCTGTCAATGGGCGTCTACCTTGCATTGGTACGCGAGGGCTTTAGCAGTATGGTGTTACGTACCCTGGTCAGTTTTTTTCTGCTGGGCAGTTTGAGTCTATTCATTATAGGGGTGATCTTCGGTGAAGAACTGATTCCCCAATCCCTGATATTTTGGGGCGTGTTAATCGCTACTGGCTTGGTTGTTATAACGCGCTTTATCTTTCTCAAGGTGGTGGACACCGATCAACTGAAGCGACGTGTAGTCATTTATGGGGCTGGTGTCAGAGCCAAAAAATTGCTGGAAGATCTTGCGCCTGAAATGTCCGTGCTGGGCGTTACCGTTGTCGGTTGCATACCCAGTGAGAATGAATCTATCGAAGTTGATCCCAAGCTGGTAATTGCAGAGCCACGCGATTGGCTGGCCTATGCCCGCCAAGCTCAAATTTCGGAAATTGTAATTTCACCGGACGAGCGTCGTCGCAGCTCAGGCAATGCATTTCCATTGGGGCAGTTTCTGGATTGTAAATTAGCGGGCATTGTCTCCAGTGATTCGCTTAGTTTTTGCGAGCGGGAGCTGGGCAAGATAGACATCAGCCTGCTGCAGCCGAGCTGGATGTTATTCTCTGATGGGTTCAAGTATTCCAAGCGCCGATTAATTGCCAAGCGATTGTTTGATTTGGTGTTGGCTTCTTTATTCTTCCTTGTGCTCTGGCCGTTTATGTTGTTAACGGCCATTGCTGTCCGGCTTGATAGCCCGGGTCCGGTGTTGTATCACCAGGTTCGGGTCGGTTTAAACGGTAAGTCTTTCCGCATCTATAAATTCCGCAGTATGCGTCAGGATGCAGAAAAGAACGGTGCTGTTTGGGCCAAAAAGAATGATTCACGAGTGACTCGTGTCGGTTCTTTTATTCGCAATACTCGCCTGGATGAATTGCCCCAGTTATATAACGTACTGGCCGGCCATATGAGTTTTGTGGGGCCTCGTCCTGAGCGCCCTGAATTTGTTACAGAGCTTGCAAACCAGATTCCATTCTATGAAACTCGTCACAAAGTGAAGCCGGGTCTTATGGGGTGGGCACAATTAAAGTACCCCTACGGTGCTTCAGTGGATGATGCCCGGAACAAGCTCCAATACGATCTTTATTACACCAAGAACCATAGTTTTCTGATGGATATGCTCATCATGATTCAAACGGTCGAAATTATCCTGCTGGGCAAAGGCGTTCACTGA
- a CDS encoding XrtA system polysaccharide chain length determinant: protein MDKAYLKDMLVALRAELIRFRYWCVVLFIGVAFAFLGVGLLWPKTYTTSAVLFADVTNIIEPLLKGRAEVTKIDRSEQAGEVIYTRNNMLAAATAAGLVSKQSDEAQQDKVIRQLRGAIAIRKERNNNHFTVSYSANNPDRSFEVLNSIVNVFIEDTARKKREESVGAYNFIDAQVQTYKKQLESAEEKLKDFNAQNTDGSEESVSNRVASLRQEIELLKITIEETQARMNTIQQQLGSEGQYLQAKGQVDELRQRRATLNAQLEQLLLSYQESYPDIISLRAQIADLDTSIEKMQSSGAVFGNSDKVQNPLYEELRKQLADSDVNLRTQKRRMQSLISLQEQEFARQQRIASNQAQLSELTRDYNVTKKVYEEMLQRKEAARLSMTLDIEGQGVSYRIQEPASFPLKPSGITFIHFAILGPVVGLIISLGLLVVYVLFDPHFRSARTLQRQLPPDIELISVIPHYKSPLGERLFKKDMLLILIILTASMAAYIGIAVFWQIVKS, encoded by the coding sequence ATGGATAAAGCTTATCTAAAAGATATGTTGGTGGCGCTGAGGGCGGAGTTAATCCGTTTTCGCTATTGGTGCGTTGTGCTGTTTATTGGGGTGGCGTTTGCGTTTCTTGGCGTTGGTTTGCTCTGGCCAAAAACATATACCACCAGTGCCGTATTATTTGCTGACGTTACCAATATTATCGAACCTCTGCTGAAAGGACGTGCAGAGGTTACCAAAATAGATCGCAGCGAACAGGCAGGGGAGGTGATCTATACCCGCAATAATATGTTAGCTGCTGCCACTGCGGCCGGGTTAGTGTCCAAACAGTCTGATGAAGCGCAACAGGATAAAGTTATTCGCCAGTTGCGCGGTGCTATCGCGATTCGCAAAGAACGCAATAACAACCATTTCACCGTTAGCTATAGCGCCAATAATCCCGACCGCTCTTTTGAAGTATTGAATTCAATTGTTAATGTCTTTATTGAGGATACCGCACGCAAAAAACGTGAGGAAAGTGTTGGCGCATACAATTTTATTGATGCACAGGTGCAGACTTATAAAAAGCAATTGGAGTCGGCTGAAGAAAAGCTAAAAGACTTTAATGCGCAAAATACTGATGGCAGCGAAGAGTCTGTTAGTAATCGCGTTGCAAGTTTACGTCAGGAAATAGAGCTGCTGAAAATTACCATCGAAGAAACCCAAGCGCGGATGAATACCATCCAGCAGCAATTGGGCAGTGAAGGTCAATATTTACAAGCTAAGGGGCAAGTGGATGAGTTGCGCCAACGTCGTGCAACCCTCAATGCTCAACTGGAACAATTGCTGTTGAGTTATCAGGAAAGTTATCCGGATATTATTTCGTTGCGTGCGCAGATTGCTGATCTCGATACGTCGATAGAAAAAATGCAATCTTCGGGAGCAGTGTTCGGAAATTCTGACAAGGTACAAAATCCTTTGTATGAAGAATTGCGCAAGCAATTAGCAGACTCCGATGTTAACTTGCGCACTCAAAAGCGCAGAATGCAGTCGCTGATTAGTCTGCAAGAGCAGGAATTTGCTCGCCAACAGCGAATTGCCTCCAATCAGGCGCAGTTGTCGGAGTTGACGCGCGATTACAACGTCACTAAAAAAGTGTACGAAGAAATGTTGCAGCGAAAAGAGGCAGCAAGGCTGTCGATGACGCTTGATATCGAGGGGCAGGGTGTTAGCTATCGTATCCAGGAGCCAGCATCGTTCCCGCTGAAACCGTCAGGGATCACTTTTATTCATTTTGCTATTTTGGGGCCAGTCGTCGGTTTAATTATTTCTCTGGGATTATTGGTCGTCTATGTATTGTTTGATCCACATTTCCGTTCTGCACGCACTTTGCAGCGTCAGCTACCTCCAGATATCGAGCTTATCAGCGTAATACCTCACTACAAATCGCCATTGGGTGAGCGCCTGTTTAAAAAAGACATGTTGTTGATTCTTATCATTCTCACTGCATCTATGGCCGCATACATTGGTATCGCGGTGTTTTGGCAGATTGTAAAAAGCTAA
- a CDS encoding polysaccharide biosynthesis protein: MDNAKQTKLNDLIADVDELVETSGQLVKTAVMEHRKREQIKNMALPMLWSQDELYEKKIVFTGMRQRDVLNAYREVRIRLLKRSKSDNIVVLVSSVAGLAESTDFSFNLAATFALDQHKTALFVDCNPYSKAAEKYVVMDVDDGLTQYLNDYTVPLKKIIYPSGIERLRVIPSGGSSESAAEFFNSKRMEVFVAEIKSRYPDRFIVLDAPSVQYSTEARILARYCDHALLVVPFGKAVTDEVLAAVDAVGKEKFAGLVFNN; this comes from the coding sequence ATGGATAATGCGAAGCAAACGAAATTGAATGACTTGATTGCCGATGTCGATGAATTGGTGGAAACCAGTGGGCAATTGGTTAAAACCGCCGTGATGGAGCATCGCAAGCGTGAGCAGATTAAAAACATGGCGCTGCCCATGCTGTGGTCCCAAGACGAGCTTTACGAAAAGAAAATTGTATTCACGGGTATGCGTCAGCGGGATGTGCTCAACGCTTATCGTGAAGTAAGAATACGTTTATTAAAAAGAAGTAAATCGGACAATATCGTTGTGTTGGTATCATCTGTTGCCGGCTTGGCGGAGTCCACGGATTTTAGTTTCAATCTGGCCGCTACATTTGCGTTGGATCAACATAAAACCGCCTTGTTTGTTGATTGCAATCCCTACAGTAAAGCTGCAGAGAAATATGTAGTAATGGATGTAGATGATGGATTGACGCAGTATCTAAATGATTACACTGTCCCCCTGAAGAAAATTATTTATCCCAGTGGTATTGAACGTTTGCGCGTAATTCCATCGGGTGGCTCAAGTGAGTCAGCAGCAGAGTTTTTCAATTCAAAACGCATGGAAGTATTTGTTGCGGAAATTAAATCCCGCTACCCCGACCGTTTTATCGTACTTGATGCTCCTTCGGTACAGTATTCAACGGAAGCGCGGATCCTGGCTCGTTATTGCGATCATGCGCTGTTGGTTGTTCCTTTTGGCAAGGCGGTTACCGATGAAGTGTTAGCGGCGGTTGACGCGGTAGGAAAAGAGAAATTTGCAGGTTTGGTTTTCAATAATTGA
- a CDS encoding XrtA/PEP-CTERM system exopolysaccharide export protein — MVACSSTKPVGAPEATTGAGTLPEYRIGVGDSLQISVWRNPELSIGVPVRPDGKISMPLIGDIMAADATATELSAVIVKSLSSYVRNPQVTVIVTNPSSSDFQRRVRITGAVQSPQSIPFREGMTVLDLVLIAGGPNDFASANKAKLYRNVNGQVQVYKIKLDDLINDGDLETNYTLQPSDIVSVPERAF, encoded by the coding sequence TTGGTTGCTTGTAGCAGTACAAAACCTGTTGGTGCACCCGAGGCAACTACCGGCGCAGGGACCTTACCTGAATATCGGATAGGTGTGGGTGACTCATTACAAATTAGTGTTTGGCGGAATCCTGAATTGTCTATTGGCGTTCCTGTCCGGCCCGATGGAAAAATTTCCATGCCATTGATTGGCGATATTATGGCTGCAGATGCAACCGCTACCGAGTTGTCAGCAGTGATTGTAAAAAGCCTTTCCAGTTATGTTAGAAACCCGCAAGTCACCGTAATTGTTACCAATCCCAGCAGCTCTGATTTCCAGCGCAGAGTGCGTATTACCGGTGCTGTCCAATCACCGCAATCAATTCCATTTCGTGAAGGTATGACGGTGCTGGACCTGGTGTTAATCGCAGGTGGCCCCAACGATTTTGCGTCAGCGAACAAAGCCAAATTGTATCGCAATGTAAACGGCCAGGTTCAGGTATATAAAATCAAGTTGGATGATCTTATTAACGACGGCGACCTGGAAACGAATTACACCCTGCAGCCTTCAGATATCGTCAGTGTCCCTGAGCGCGCCTTCTGA
- a CDS encoding tetratricopeptide repeat protein yields the protein MKKFLMMPLLLAAMLTVGCSDKKAEVANEVARHTTSAKTYKQQGQLKAAMLEARNIIQLQPEDSAGYILLADIYNDLGASSVVYKLLEPKVEKIPAVATELAQAYLNGKKYRSALNVIAEHPASDKEGQLRQAKIASLSSIYLGENDASEQYLGTLKQLNAPAEDVALVNATAALAQGKAETALELLNAALQTAPENVEILQMLGSVNLFNRKLDVAETHLTKALGLLPKTDIQTNQRLSVLTLLTETLIQLGRTSEAYTYQKVIAEANPDSNAAQQRFNEAMELFQQGKLDEAENILRELREQFPNDKNTATLLGLVEFRKGADDKASSLFDEFIDPETATPTIIQAAALVKYRNNQMDDAIKLLKAATDNQPNNAAILATYGLALLDQDEKSADGAKALEKSLALDPKQQRIRIALAKRYMALKQNEQAIAQLQKAYQEQPLDLIIQQTYLKLLFDNGAAERVKEEVELFKQKFPENARGHFIEGWYNVEEKNYTAAQQSFELAAAVKNNPERQLAYSGLAQVYELQNQPQKAVASWQMAIEADHSMTAAYGRWLALMQKLNRQEEALEFLRTLESGSTNWQPSVLLSQLELQNNKIDKSIEYIEHALSRSNEATNVKQIAARLYQAQGVLLRKDKKLADARAAFLRAVKLFPENASFLNNLIEVELADNNFAEAQKLLDQFVKTDENEAERLYLQASIRMAEKKVDEGLTLYRTAWGLKPLEPVAEAIYGIYQMQQKADLMASFGKEWAEKIPGSYRAALINAINAQQANNQSEALTWYEKTIELAPKMPAALNNLAWMYHEKKDPRAEEMAKRAYELAPNNPAILDTYGWILVEKGNVAEGLEYLQRAANAAPDNKEILDHVKEAQKRK from the coding sequence ATGAAAAAGTTTTTGATGATGCCGTTGTTATTAGCAGCAATGCTAACAGTCGGGTGCAGTGACAAAAAAGCCGAGGTTGCAAATGAGGTGGCTCGTCACACCACATCAGCAAAAACTTATAAACAACAGGGTCAGTTAAAAGCGGCAATGCTTGAAGCGCGTAATATTATCCAGCTTCAACCGGAAGATTCCGCGGGATATATATTACTGGCTGATATTTATAATGACTTGGGCGCAAGCTCGGTTGTTTATAAATTGCTTGAGCCAAAAGTCGAAAAAATTCCTGCTGTTGCAACGGAGCTTGCGCAAGCTTATTTGAACGGGAAAAAATATCGGTCAGCTTTAAATGTGATTGCGGAGCATCCTGCGAGTGATAAGGAAGGGCAGTTGCGCCAAGCGAAAATTGCCAGTTTGTCCAGTATTTATCTGGGTGAAAATGATGCGAGCGAACAATACCTGGGAACATTAAAGCAACTAAACGCCCCTGCAGAGGACGTAGCATTGGTTAACGCGACGGCGGCCTTGGCGCAAGGCAAAGCCGAAACAGCGTTGGAATTATTAAATGCTGCCTTACAAACTGCACCGGAAAATGTAGAAATCTTGCAAATGCTGGGCAGTGTCAATTTATTCAATAGAAAATTGGACGTTGCCGAGACTCACCTTACCAAGGCACTGGGCCTATTGCCTAAAACAGATATACAGACAAATCAACGCCTAAGCGTACTCACGTTACTGACCGAAACCCTGATTCAATTGGGTCGTACCAGTGAAGCTTACACCTATCAGAAGGTAATCGCTGAGGCAAATCCAGATAGCAATGCTGCGCAACAGCGCTTTAATGAAGCTATGGAGCTTTTCCAGCAAGGCAAGCTCGATGAAGCGGAAAATATTTTGCGCGAATTACGCGAACAATTTCCCAATGATAAAAACACGGCGACCTTGCTTGGACTCGTAGAGTTTCGTAAAGGGGCAGATGACAAAGCTTCATCATTGTTTGATGAGTTTATCGATCCCGAAACGGCGACCCCCACCATTATTCAAGCTGCTGCGCTAGTAAAATATCGCAACAATCAAATGGATGATGCAATTAAGTTGCTCAAAGCAGCAACGGATAACCAACCTAATAACGCCGCTATTCTTGCTACCTATGGTCTGGCACTGCTGGACCAGGATGAGAAGAGTGCGGATGGGGCCAAGGCGCTTGAGAAAAGCCTTGCACTGGATCCAAAGCAGCAGCGTATCCGCATTGCGCTCGCGAAAAGATACATGGCCTTAAAGCAAAATGAACAGGCAATAGCGCAATTGCAGAAGGCCTATCAGGAACAGCCACTGGACCTTATTATCCAACAGACATATCTAAAATTACTGTTCGATAACGGTGCCGCTGAGCGAGTAAAAGAAGAGGTGGAATTATTCAAACAAAAATTCCCCGAAAATGCTCGCGGCCATTTTATTGAAGGTTGGTATAACGTCGAAGAGAAAAATTACACAGCCGCGCAACAATCATTTGAATTGGCCGCTGCGGTTAAAAATAACCCGGAGCGACAACTGGCTTATTCAGGCTTGGCGCAGGTGTATGAATTACAAAATCAACCGCAAAAAGCAGTTGCCAGCTGGCAAATGGCGATAGAAGCTGATCACAGTATGACAGCTGCTTATGGTCGTTGGTTGGCTCTGATGCAAAAACTGAATCGCCAGGAAGAGGCTTTGGAGTTTTTGCGCACTTTGGAAAGTGGCAGTACCAATTGGCAGCCATCCGTTTTGCTATCTCAACTTGAGTTGCAGAATAATAAAATTGATAAGTCAATTGAGTACATAGAACATGCACTGAGCCGCAGTAATGAGGCAACCAATGTAAAGCAGATCGCGGCACGCCTCTACCAGGCTCAAGGTGTCCTGTTGCGCAAGGATAAAAAATTAGCAGATGCGCGTGCAGCCTTTCTCCGCGCCGTAAAACTGTTCCCGGAAAATGCGAGTTTCCTGAATAATCTCATCGAGGTTGAGCTTGCAGATAATAATTTTGCGGAGGCGCAAAAATTATTGGATCAGTTTGTAAAAACCGACGAAAACGAGGCCGAACGTCTTTATTTGCAGGCGAGCATTCGTATGGCTGAGAAGAAGGTGGACGAAGGCTTAACCTTGTACAGAACCGCTTGGGGATTGAAACCTTTAGAGCCAGTTGCGGAAGCTATCTATGGCATCTATCAGATGCAACAAAAAGCGGATTTGATGGCTTCTTTTGGCAAAGAGTGGGCAGAAAAAATTCCCGGCAGTTATCGCGCAGCTTTAATCAATGCGATCAATGCCCAGCAAGCCAATAACCAAAGTGAAGCGCTGACATGGTATGAAAAGACCATTGAATTAGCTCCAAAAATGCCTGCGGCATTAAACAATCTTGCGTGGATGTATCACGAGAAAAAAGACCCGCGTGCCGAGGAGATGGCGAAGCGCGCCTATGAACTTGCACCAAACAATCCCGCAATCCTGGATACCTATGGCTGGATTTTGGTTGAGAAAGGAAATGTTGCCGAGGGTCTGGAATATCTGCAGCGGGCCGCCAATGCGGCACCCGACAATAAAGAAATTCTTGATCACGTAAAGGAAGCTCAAAAGCGCAAGTAA